The following nucleotide sequence is from Solidesulfovibrio carbinolicus.
ATCGCCCCACGCATTTTCGAGCCGTTTTTCTCCACCCGCGACTCCAAGGCCCACAGCGGCCTGGGGCTGGCCGCCGCGCGCGGCGTGGCCCGCAGCCTGGGCGGCGACATCGCCTACGAACATCCCGTCCAGGGCGGCTGCCGCTTCATCGCCCGGTTTCCCCTGGCCTGACCCGCCAGCGGCGGCACGCGGTGTCGGCCTGGCCGTTTTTATCTCGCTTTCTCGCTTTTTTTCTTTTCAATTCCGAGTGTTGCGCTAGGCTATCTGGCTTTTCGGTATACAGTGTAAACAAAACTGCCGGCCAGCCAGGCAAATCTGTATGGTTTCTATCCAGGCCGCAACCGCCTGAAAATGCATCATCCTGGCATCGCAGGAGAACCGGCATTGGCTCGGCGTATGCTAGAGGGTTGCCATTCCGACTCCCTGGAGGACACGATGAAAACGGTTGCGGCAGGATTGTTTCTGGCGGCGGCGCTCTTCTGCGGTGGGCAGGCCATGGCGGCTTTAGGCGACGGGACCGGTTCCTGGTGGATGGACGGCGAGGCCGACGCGCCCGGTCTCGGCGGCCTGGCCTGCGGCACCTGCCTTGGCGGCGCGGGCGGCCCGGGGCAGGGAGCTACGGGCCTGGGGCTTGGCCTGGGCCTGGGCTATGGCGACGGCACCATGCCCATGCCCCAAAACGGCACGGGTTTCGGCAGCCCCTGGACGAAGTAGTTTTCGCGCCGATAAACGCTTGCGCCGCCGCGCCGTGGTGAGTCCTCCCACGGCGCGGCGGCGTTTGGTGTTTGGGGACCGCTGCGCAATCCCTCAACCACCGGAGACAACTCCCGGCGGTGTGTCGGATTTGGGCCGGTTAGACCGCCAGAGCCTTCCTGATCACTTCGGCCATGGGCGTGGTTGGACGGCCTATGAGCGTGGACAGGGTGCGGCTGTCGTCGAAAAGGCCTCCCCGGGACGCGCCCGCGTCGGAATCGGCCAGCAGATCGGCCAACCCTTCGGGCAGGCCGGCATGTTTAAGGGCGGCAGCGAAGTCAGCAGGGGGCATGTCCTGATAGGCCACGGGCTTGCCGGACTGCTTGGCGATTTCCGCCGCAAAGTCGCTAAGCGTGTACGAGGCATCGCCGGCCAGTTCGTAGATCTTGCCAGCCTGTCCTTGCGAGAGCAGCACGGCTGCCGCGGCAGCGCCGTAATCAGCCCTTGCGGCGGACGCGATGCGTCCCTCGCTGGCGCAGCCCAGCAGCACGCCGTATTGCAGGGCGGCCGGGATGCTTGCAGCATAATTCTCCGTGTACCAACCATTGCGCAGCAGCACGAACGGCAGGCCGGACTGGGCAAGGAGGGCTTCGGTCTGGCGATGTTCGTCGCCAAGCCCCAGAGGCGTCGAGTCCGCATGGAGAATGCTGGTGTAGGCCAGCAGCTGCACCCCTGCGGACTTGGCTGCAGCGATGGCGTTGGCGTGTTGCGCCACACGCTGCCCGATCTCGCTGGAGGAAATGAGCAAAAGCTTGTCCACTCCCGCCAAGGCGTCCGCAAGGGTGTCGGGCAGGGTGTAGTCGCCTCGGCGCACCTGCACGCCAAGGGCGGCCAGATCAACCGCTTTGTCCGGGGTTCGCACCACGGCGACGAGTTCGTTTGCGGGCACGGACTCCAACAATATCGAGATGACGAGGCGGCCGAGTTGGCCGGTGGCTCCAGTAATGGCGATCATGGTATTTCTCCAGGCGTTGGTGTTGCAAATCACGATGCAAACCCTCTATACACGTTGCTGCAGAGAAGGAAGTACACACAAAAAAGTAAGTAAGGAACATCATGAAAACCCTGCCATTTCCCCTCGGCACGGAGGCCCAAAGCGCTCGGCCGCTTAGGGGGGACGTCTTTGCAACGCCATGCCCTTCCAGGGAAATTCTCACCCATGTGAGCAGTCGGTGGGGCGTGCTCATCCTGGTATCGTTGCTCGACGGGACGCACCGGTTCAGCGAACTGCGGCGCAGAATGGGCGGAGTCAGCGAGAAGATGTTGGCGCAGAGCCTCAAGGCCTTGGTGGAGGATGGTTTTGTTCGGCGCGTGTCTTACCCCGTGGTGCCCCCGTTCGTGGAGTACAGCCTCACCCCCATGGGCCATGAAGTCGCGCAGCGAGTGGCTGCCCTCAAGGACTGGATCGAGACCAATCTGGACCGCGTATTGGCGAGCCGCAAACAGCATGGTGAGGCAGTGGCGAGCTGAACTTCGCCACCGGCCGCCGCGTTGCCCCGGCGCCCCCGCCCCAGGTTGACTTTGTCGGGTCGCATGTTACCTTTTCCCAAAAGGAGCCACGCCATGCAAGCCTCAACCACCAAGCAGGAGCGGTACAGAGCCAGACTGCGCGAGCAGGGACTGCGGCCGCTGCAGATATGGGTTCCCGACACGCGCCGGCCCGGTTTCGCCGCCGAGTGCCGGCGGCAGTCCCAGCTTGTGAGCAGTGATCCCCACGAAGCGGAGCATCTGGATTTTGCCGCCCAGGCCGCCGCGACCATCGAAGGGTGGGAATGAAACGCGGCGACGTGGTGACCGTTTCCCTGGCCGGCGACTACGGGAAGCCGCGCCCGGCCCTGGTCATCCAGTCCGATCTGTTTGCCGAACACGCTTCGGTGACGCTGTTGCCCATTACCAGCCACCGGGTGGACGGCGCGCCCTTGCTGCGTTTTGACGTTGCCGCAAACGCGGCGAACGGACTGCGCAAACCCTCCCAAGTCATGATCGACAAGGCCCATACCGTGCCGCGCGACAAGGTTGGCGCGCCCTTTGGCCGCCTGGATGACGGGCTGATGCTGGAAATCACCCGGGCGCTTTCAGTCTTATTGGGGATCGCCTGAGGCCCTTTTTCCCGTTGCAGGGGTCCGGGGGGATCATCCCCCCGGCCGCCGGAGGCATCCCTCAAAAGAAAAACGCCGGGAAGGCAGCCCTCCCGGCGTTTTTTGCGGCCCAAGGCCGCTTGAAGCGCGTAACGCTAATAGGCGAAAAGCGGGAAGCTCTTGGCGAACGGCTCGACTTCCTTGCGGATTTCGTCCAGGCGCGTCTCGTTGCCCACGGCCTTGATGGCCGCGTCGATCCAGGTCACGACTTTTTCCATGTCGGCTTCGGTGAAGCCGCGCGTGGTCAGGGCCGCCGTGCCGATGCGCACGCCCGAGGTGACAAAGGGCGAGCGGGTCTCGAAGGGCACGGTGTTCTTGTTGACCGTGATGCCGGCCAGATCCAGGGCGTGTTCGGCGTCCTTGCCGGTGACGTCCTTGTTGGTCAGATCGACCAGCACGAGGTGGTTGTCCGTGCCGCCGGACACCAGATCGAAGCCGTGGGCGATAAGCCCCTTGGCCAGGGCCTGGCAGTTCTTCACCACCTGCTGCTGGTAGAGCTTGAACGAGGGCTTCAGGGCCTCGCCAAAGGCCACGGCCTTGGCCGCGATGACGTGCATGAGCGGGCCGCCCTGGATGCCGGGGAAGATCTGGGAATTGAGCGTCTTCCCGTTGTCCTCGCTGGACAGGATCAGGCCGCCGCGCGGGCCGCGCAGGGTCTTGTGGGTGGTCGAGGTGGTGTAGTGGGCGTGGGGAATGGGCGAGGGATGGCAGCCGGCGGCGACCAGGCCGGCGATGTGGGCCATGTCCACCACGAGCTTGGCCCCGACCTCGTCGGCGATGGCCCGGAAGCGGGCGAAGTCGATGATGCGCGGATAGGCGCTGGCCCCGGCCACGATGACCTTGGGCTTGTGCTCCTTGGCCAGACGCTCGACCTCGTCGTAGTCGATGGTGCCGGTTTCCTTCTTCACGTGGTAGAACACGATGTTGAAGAGCTTGCCGGAAAAGTTCACGGGCGAGCCGTGGGTGAGGTGCCCGCCGTGGGACAGGTCCATGCCGAGCAGGGTGTCGCCGGGCTGCATGGCCGCGAAATAGACGGCCATGTTGGCCTGGGAGCCGGAATGGGGCTGGACGTTGGCGTACTCGGCCCCAAACAGCGTCTTGGCCCGGTCCCGGGCCAGATCCTCGGCGATGTCCACGTATTCGCAGCCGCCGTAGTAGCGCTTGCCCGGGTAGCCTTCGGCGTACTTGTGGGTGAGCACGCTGCCCTGGGCCTGGCGCACGGCCACGGAGACGAAGTTCTCCGAGGCGATCATTTCGAGCTTGCCGGTCTGGCGGTCGATTTCCAGGCACACGGCCCGGCCGACTTCGGGGTCGGCGATGAGCAGTTCTTCCATGGAGCGTCCTCCTTTGAACGCGTTCGGGGGGAGGCCCGGCGTGCGAGCGTCCCCCCGTCGGCGGCTACTGGGACCGGGCCGGCCCGGTCCGGGGCTATTGGGCGAAGGCCTTGAAGAGCAGGCTGGCGTTGGTGCCGCCAAACCCGAAGGAATTGCACAACACGTTGGCCACGGCCTGCTTGCGCGCCACGTTGGGCGTGCAGTCCAGGTCGCAGGCCGGATCGGCCGTCTCGTAATTGATGGTGGGCGGGATGACGCCCTCCACGATGGTCTTGACGCTGACGACCGACTCGATGCCGCCGGCCGCGCCCAGGCAATGCCCGATCATGGACTTGTTGGAGGTGATGGGCACCTTGTAGGCGTGGTCGCCCATCAACGACTTGATGGCCGTGGTCTCGCAGGCGTCGTTGAGCGACGTGGAGGTGCCATGGGCATTGATGTGGGCGATTTCGGTCGGGGCCATGCCGGCCTCGCGCAGGGCGGCCTTCATGGCGAGCGCCATGCCGGAGCCGTCCTCGGGCGGGGCGGTCATGTGGTAGGCGTCGCCTGACGCGCCAAACCCGGCCACTTCGGCCAGGATGCGCGCCCCGCGAGCCTGGGCATGCTCCAGGGATTCCAGCAGCAGCAGGCCGCAGCCCTCGCCGATGACGAAGCCGTCGCGGCCGGCGTCGAAGGGACGCGAGGCCTTGGTGGGATCGTCGTTGCGGGTGGACAGGGCCTTGAGGGCGTTGAATCCGCCCACGGCCAGGGGCGTGATGGTGGATTCGACGCCGCCGCAGATGGCGGCCACGGCCCGTCCGAGCTTGATGTCGGAATAGGCGTAGCCGATGCCGTGCAGTCCCGAGGCGCAGGCCGAGGTGGTGCAGACGTTGGAGCCGCGCGCGCCGGTGGCGATGGAGATCTGGCCGGCGGCCATGTTGGCGATCATGGTCGGGATGAAAAAGGGCGAAATGCGCGACGGCCCCTGTTCCAGGAGCTTGGAGTGGGTGGCTTCGAGGGTCTCGATGCCGCCCATGCCGCAGCCGACGATGACGGAGACGAGCTCCGCTTCATCGGCGGGGATCTTCCAGCCCGCGTCCTCCATGAGCATCATGGCGGCGGACAGGGCGTAAATGGTGAAACGGTCCAGGCGCTTGGCCAGCTTGGCCGCGATATACGGCTTTTCGTCGAAGTTTTTGACTTCGCAGCCAAAACGCGTGTCAAAGGCCGAGGCGTCAAAGCGCGTGATGGGGGCCGCGCCCGAGACGCCGGCGACAAGATTGGCCCAGCTCGTGGCCAGGTCATTGCCGATGGGGGTGATGGCCGAAAGGCCGGTGACGACTACCCGATTTAAGGTCATGGCGCATCCGTCCGCGAACCGGGGCGGGCGGACAACGCGTGTCCCGCCCCGGCCCGACTGGGCGTTTGGGGCTTACTCGCCCTTTTTCTTTTCGATAAAGGAGATGGCGTCCTGGACTTTCTGGATCTGCTGGGCGTCCTCGTCGGAGATCTCGACGCCGAACTCCTCTTCCATGGCCATGATAAGCTCGGTCAGATCCAGGGAGTCGGCGCCCAGGTCGTCCACGAACTTGGCGTCCGGGTTGACTTCAGCGGCATCGACGCCGAGCTGATCCACGATGATCTCTTTGACTTTTTCAGCGACAGACATGGTTTCCTCCAAGCAAGGCCGTATTTTTTGTTACATGTACATGCCGCCGTTTATGCCGAGCACCTGGCCGGTGACGTATCCGGCGTCGTCGCTGGCCAGGTAGCTGACGGCAGCGGCGATTTCCCCGGGGGCGCAGGCGCGCTTTAAGGGGATGCGTTCGGCAAAGGACGTCTTGACGGCGTCCGGCAAAACAGCGGTCATGTCGGTTTCCACAAAGCCCGGGGCCACGGCGTTGACCGTGATGTTGCGGGCGGCAAGCTCCAGGGCGGCGGCCTTGGTCAGGCCGATGAGCCCGGCCTTGGCCGAGGCGTAGTTGGCCTGGCTGGCGTTGCCGGATTGGCCCACCACCGAGGTGATGTTGATGATGCGTCCGGCCCGGCGCTTGATCATGATCTTGGCCGCCTCGCGCAGGCAGGTGAACGCGCCGACAAGGTTGACGCGGATGACGTCGGCGAAATCCTCGTCCTTCATGCGCATGATCAGGCCGTCGCGGGTGATGCCGGCATTGTTGACCAGCACATGGAGATCGACGCCTTTGAAATGTTCAGCGAAAAAGGCGGTCACGGCGGCGGCGTCGCCGGTGTCCAGGGCCAGGGCCGAAGCCTTGCCTCCGGCGGCGGCGATGTCCGCGACCACGGCGGCGGCGGCCTCGGGTTTGCTCACATAGGTGATGACGACGTCAAAGCCGTCGGCGGCCAGGCGCTTGGCCACGGCCGCGCCGATGCCTCGGGAACCTCCGGTGACGAGAGCCGTGGACATGGACGGTGCTCCTTGGCGCGCCAAAAGCCAGCGGGCGCGCGACGCGATGGTTGCGAGAGTTCCGGGGCGTGACGTCCCGGCCGGCCCGAGCCGGGCCGCTGCAGACAGGGCGCAACGTAGCCGAAACGCCCGGCCTGGGCAAATGCCTTTGCGCGCCGTTGCCCGGGGCTGGCGCGGCTATCGAGCGGCCGGCCTCGGCGGCCGGCCGTTTCCCGGCGTGCTTGTTCCGGCGCGACGCCAAAACGTCGTGTCGGGCCGCCTGGTTAGAACTGGAGCAGGGCCGCTCCCCAGGTGAAGCCGCCGCCAAACGCGCCGAGCAGCACCTTACCGCCGACCGGGATGCGTCCGGCCTGCCTGGCTTCGACCAGGGCGATGCCGATGGTGGAGGCCGAGGTGTTGCCGAAGCGGGCCACGGTGGACATGACCTGTTCCGGCCCGAACTGGAGCTTTTTGGCCACGGCTTCCATGATGCGCAGGTTGGCCTGGTGCGGAATAAAAAGGTCGATGTCGTCGCGGGTCAGGCCGTGGGCGGCCATGAGGTCCCGGCCGACGTTCGCCATGGAGCGCACGGCGTGCTTGAAGACCTCGGGGCCGTTCATCTGCAGGAAGAAATCTTCGTCAATGGCGTCGCCGAGCTTGTAGGGATGGCCCGATCCGCCGCCCTTGATGGTGAGCAGATGTCCCAGCGACCCGTCGCTGGACAGCAGGGCGTCGATCACGGCGGCCTTGCCCAGGGGCGGGGCGTCGGCCGTGACCACGCAGGCGGCGGCGGCGTCGCCGAAAAGCACGCAGGTGCGCCGGTCGGCCCAGTTGGTGCGCGAGGTCAGCACCTCGGCGGCGGCCACCAGCACCTTGGACTCGGGGCGCAGGGCGATGACCGCCCGGGCCATCTCCAGTCCGTAGATGTAGCCGCAGCAGGCGGCGTTGACGTCCTGGGCCACCTTGCCCCTTATACCGAGCTTTTCCTGCATCAGGCAGGCGGCGGAGGGGGTGTAGAAGTCCGGGGTGACGGTGTAGAGAAAAATGTGGGTGAGCTCATTGGCGTCCATGCCGGCGTCGGCCAGGGCGGCCTGGGCGGCCTTGGCCCCCATGTCGCTGACCGTCTCGCCGGGGGCGGCGATGTGGCGTTCCTTGATGCCGGTGCGGGTGGTGATCCACTCGTCGGAGGTCTCGACGATTTTTTCAAGGTCGGCGTTGGTAAGCACCTTTTCGGGCGCGTAATAACCCATGCCTCGGATGCGGGCGGTATGCGTCATGGTGGGGGGAACCGTCTCAGCGTTGTTCGTTGGCGGCCTGGCGGCGGGGACCGGTCAGGTCGATGTTGGCGGCCACGGCCTCGGAGAGGTGGGAGTTGGCTTCCATGGCCACGAACCGGGCGGCCATGCGCACGGCGCTGGCCATGGCCTTGGCGTTGGAAGCGCCGTGGCAGATGAGGCAGCTGCCCTTAAGGCCCATGAGCGGCGCGCCGCCGTATTCGGTGTAGTCCATGAGCCGGGCGAAGCGTTTGAGGGCGTTTAGGGCCAGCATGGTGCCGATCTGGCCGAAAAAGCCCCGGCGCAGCTCGCCCTTGAGCACCCGTCCCATGGACGAGGCCAAGCCTTCGGCTTCCTTGATGACCACGTTGCCGACGAATCCGTCGCACACGACGACGTCCACGTTGCCGGCAAACAGGTCGCGGCCCTCGATGTTGCCGACGAAATTGAGCGAACTGGCCCGCAGGAGATCAAAGGTCTCCTTGGCCAGCTGGTTGCCCTTGCCCTTTTCCTCGCCGTTGGACAAAAGCGCCACCACCGGGTTTTCCCGGCCGAGCATGGTCTTGGCCAGAACCGAGGCCATGACGCCGAACTGGAGCAGGTGGAAGGGCTTGCAGTCCACGTTGGCCCCCACGTCGGCGATGACGGTGTGGGAGCGTTCAGACGGCAGAAACGTGGCGATGGCCGGCCGTTCCACGCCGGGCACCCGGCCGATGGTGAACATGGCGCAGGCCAGGGTCGCGCCGGAATGGCCGGCGGAGATGAGACCGTCGGCCGCGCCGTCGCGCACGAGGTTGCAGGCCACCTGGATGGAGGAGTCCTTCTTGCGGCGCATGGCCTCGGAAGGTTTTTCGTCCATCTCCACCACCTGGGAGGCGTGGACCACGGAAATCGGAAGCCCTTTCACGTCGCGACGCGACAGTTCCGCCGCGATGGCGTCCTGGTCGCCGACGAGAATGACTTCCGCCTGGCCGGCCTTGGCGGCGTGCAGCGCGCCGGGGACGACCATGCGGGGACCGAAGTCCCCGCCCATGGCGTCCACGGCGATACGCGGCTTGTTATTCGGCATCGTCCTTCCGCAGCATCTGGCGGCCGCGGTAGGTGCCGCAGCTCGGGCAGATGCGGTGGGGCAGGGTCGGCTCGCCGCAGGAGCACAGCACCACGGACGGAACCGGAACGTGGTCGTGGGCGCGGCGCATACCTTTGCGGGACTTGGAGATTTTTCTATTGGGGACGGCCATGGCGATTACCTCGCATCCTTTATTTTGGTCATATCAGGTCAAAAACGCGCGACAACCAGGCGACATTGCCTAGTTGGAGCCGCGCGGAACCTTCAAATTGCGCAGCACGGCGAGCCTGGGATCGCCGGTTTCGGCCTGGCAGCCGCAGGGGCCGTCGGCCAGGCGTTTGCCGCAGCTGGGACAAAGCCCCTGGCAGTTTTCGTCGCAAAGGGGCTTGACCGGCAGGGACAGCAGGAACTGTTCCCACAGCAAGCTGCCGGCGTCGAGTTCCAGCACCTTGCCCCGGCGGCGCAGAAGCCCCGGTTCGAGGGATTTCTCGCCCTCAAGGGGCGCGTCCTCGAACAGGTCGAAGCGCGTGGCGACGTCCAGGGTCACGTCCTCGGCGCAGCGGTCGCACGGGGTGACCGTCTTGCCGGACAGCGTTCCGGCCACGAGCACGCCCCGACCCTGGGGCGTCACGGTGAACGTGGCGGCAAGGCCGGTTCCCGGGAGGTCCAGACGGTAGGGCAGGGCGAATTCCGCGATGGGGCCGGTCCACAGGCTCTGGTCGGAAAATGAAAATTCCCGGCCACTTGCCGGGACGTCGGTGATATCGAGCCATAATTCGGACATGAGTTTCCCTCGCGAAGAAGAGTGTGCTAGTCCCTGGCCGTCGTCTTGTCAAGAAAAAGCTTGCCAAGGTCTTCCTTCCCATGTACCTCACAAAATTCTTTGCGTCACTGTGAAAAAACGCGCCTTGGCCTAGGCCCCAAAAGGGGTCGCGCCGCCGCGCGAATCGATTTCCGGAGGAACCCATCATGGCCAAGATTTGCGATCATTGCGGCAAAAAGCCCCAGTCCGGCAACAACGTCAGCCACGCCAACAACAAAAGCAAGCGCCGTTTCGAGCCCAATCTCGTCAGCGTGCGCGCCCAGCTGCCCTCGGGCGAGGTGAAGACCGTCACCGTGTGCACCCGCTGCCTGCGTTCCGGCGCGGTGGTCAAGCCCGTGGCCAAGCACGCCTAGGGCTTTCGCCGACCCCTGCCTTTTTTCAAGGGCGGTCCGCCGGGCGGATCGCCCTTTTTTTGCGTGGCGCTTCCCATGCCGGCTGGCGGTTGCGCTAGGCCCCTTCCTCTTCCTCGGACGGCGGCACGACCAGCACCCGGTCGATGCGCCGGCCGTCCATGTCCACCACCTCGAAGACGGCTTCGTGGGCGCTGAAACTTTCACCCATGGCCGGGATGTGGCCCAGGTGCTCCAGCACGAAGCCGGCCAGGGTGCCTGAGGAAAACTCCTCGGGCCAGGGGCGCGGCAAACCCAACGCCGCCGCCACCTCGTCCATGGGCGTGGCCGCGTCCACCAGCAGCGAGCCGTCGGCGCGCCGGGCGATGGCCGCCTCGGCCGGCCCGCCCACGCCGGCCAGCTCCCCCACCATGTCGGCGAACACGTCCGCCGCCGCCACCACCCCCACCACGTCGCCGTATTCGTCCACCACCAAAGCAAGCTTGAGTCCCGGGGTGTCGCGAAAAGCGGCCAAGAGGTCCAGCCCCCGCATGGTTTCAGGCAGGAAGTGGGCCGGGGCCGTGTGGCCGGCCACGTCAAGCCGGCCGTCGCGGATGCGTCCGGCCAGCACGTCCTTGGCCCGCACCACCCCGAGCACGTCGGAAAAATCGCCCCGGCAGACCGGAAAGCGGGTGTGGGGGCTGGTCAGGAGCTTGTCCAAAAGCGCTTCCTCGTCCTGGGCGACGTCCAGCCAGTCGGCCCGGGAACGGTGGGTCATGATGACGCCCAGCGGCCGGTCGGCCAGACGCAGCAGGCGCTCCATGATGTCGTGTTCGGCGTCCTCGATGACGCCGTGGCGGCGGCCTTCCAGAAGCAGCCCCCGGATGTCCTCTTCGGTCACCGACGGCCCGGCCTCGCCGCCAAGGCCGAGCAAGCGCAGCACGCCCCGGGTGGCGACTCCGAGCAGCCAGACCGCCGGGCGGCACAGGACGAGCAGGCCGTTCATGACCGGCGCGGCGGCCAGGGCCAGGGTTTCGGGCCGGGTCAGGGCCAGGCGCTTGGGCACGAGTTCGCCGAGAATGAGGGTCAAAAAGGCGATGGGGACCACCACGCAGGCCAGGGACAGGGTTTCGGCGTAGGGGGCAAGCATCGGTATGGCGGCCAGGGCCGTGGCCAGGGCCGGGGCCAGGGTCGCGCCGCCGTAGGCGCTGCCCAGCACTCCGGCCAGGGTGATGCCGATTTGCACGGTGGAGAGAAAGGCCTCGGGCTGGGCCAGAAGGAGCAGGCAGGCCTTGGCCCGGCGGCTGCCGGCCTCGGCCAGGGCGTCCAGCCGGGCCTTGCGCGAGGCGACCAGGGCCATCTCGGCCATGGCGAAAAAGCCGTTGGCCAGGATAAGGGCCAAAACGGCCGCGAGTTCGAAGGCAACGGAAGACATGGGGACTCCAAAGGGGAGGGATTGCCCGGATGGGGCGGGTATGACGAGCCTACCCCGCGCGGCGGCGCGAG
It contains:
- a CDS encoding acyl carrier protein; translation: MSVAEKVKEIIVDQLGVDAAEVNPDAKFVDDLGADSLDLTELIMAMEEEFGVEISDEDAQQIQKVQDAISFIEKKKGE
- a CDS encoding type II toxin-antitoxin system PemK/MazF family toxin — translated: MKRGDVVTVSLAGDYGKPRPALVIQSDLFAEHASVTLLPITSHRVDGAPLLRFDVAANAANGLRKPSQVMIDKAHTVPRDKVGAPFGRLDDGLMLEITRALSVLLGIA
- the fabF gene encoding beta-ketoacyl-ACP synthase II, whose amino-acid sequence is MTLNRVVVTGLSAITPIGNDLATSWANLVAGVSGAAPITRFDASAFDTRFGCEVKNFDEKPYIAAKLAKRLDRFTIYALSAAMMLMEDAGWKIPADEAELVSVIVGCGMGGIETLEATHSKLLEQGPSRISPFFIPTMIANMAAGQISIATGARGSNVCTTSACASGLHGIGYAYSDIKLGRAVAAICGGVESTITPLAVGGFNALKALSTRNDDPTKASRPFDAGRDGFVIGEGCGLLLLESLEHAQARGARILAEVAGFGASGDAYHMTAPPEDGSGMALAMKAALREAGMAPTEIAHINAHGTSTSLNDACETTAIKSLMGDHAYKVPITSNKSMIGHCLGAAGGIESVVSVKTIVEGVIPPTINYETADPACDLDCTPNVARKQAVANVLCNSFGFGGTNASLLFKAFAQ
- the plsX gene encoding phosphate acyltransferase PlsX produces the protein MPNNKPRIAVDAMGGDFGPRMVVPGALHAAKAGQAEVILVGDQDAIAAELSRRDVKGLPISVVHASQVVEMDEKPSEAMRRKKDSSIQVACNLVRDGAADGLISAGHSGATLACAMFTIGRVPGVERPAIATFLPSERSHTVIADVGANVDCKPFHLLQFGVMASVLAKTMLGRENPVVALLSNGEEKGKGNQLAKETFDLLRASSLNFVGNIEGRDLFAGNVDVVVCDGFVGNVVIKEAEGLASSMGRVLKGELRRGFFGQIGTMLALNALKRFARLMDYTEYGGAPLMGLKGSCLICHGASNAKAMASAVRMAARFVAMEANSHLSEAVAANIDLTGPRRQAANEQR
- the rpmB gene encoding 50S ribosomal protein L28, which translates into the protein MAKICDHCGKKPQSGNNVSHANNKSKRRFEPNLVSVRAQLPSGEVKTVTVCTRCLRSGAVVKPVAKHA
- a CDS encoding antitoxin MazE family protein, whose amino-acid sequence is MQASTTKQERYRARLREQGLRPLQIWVPDTRRPGFAAECRRQSQLVSSDPHEAEHLDFAAQAAATIEGWE
- a CDS encoding winged helix-turn-helix transcriptional regulator, which encodes MKTLPFPLGTEAQSARPLRGDVFATPCPSREILTHVSSRWGVLILVSLLDGTHRFSELRRRMGGVSEKMLAQSLKALVEDGFVRRVSYPVVPPFVEYSLTPMGHEVAQRVAALKDWIETNLDRVLASRKQHGEAVAS
- the glyA gene encoding serine hydroxymethyltransferase encodes the protein MEELLIADPEVGRAVCLEIDRQTGKLEMIASENFVSVAVRQAQGSVLTHKYAEGYPGKRYYGGCEYVDIAEDLARDRAKTLFGAEYANVQPHSGSQANMAVYFAAMQPGDTLLGMDLSHGGHLTHGSPVNFSGKLFNIVFYHVKKETGTIDYDEVERLAKEHKPKVIVAGASAYPRIIDFARFRAIADEVGAKLVVDMAHIAGLVAAGCHPSPIPHAHYTTSTTHKTLRGPRGGLILSSEDNGKTLNSQIFPGIQGGPLMHVIAAKAVAFGEALKPSFKLYQQQVVKNCQALAKGLIAHGFDLVSGGTDNHLVLVDLTNKDVTGKDAEHALDLAGITVNKNTVPFETRSPFVTSGVRIGTAALTTRGFTEADMEKVVTWIDAAIKAVGNETRLDEIRKEVEPFAKSFPLFAY
- the fabG gene encoding 3-oxoacyl-[acyl-carrier-protein] reductase; protein product: MSTALVTGGSRGIGAAVAKRLAADGFDVVITYVSKPEAAAAVVADIAAAGGKASALALDTGDAAAVTAFFAEHFKGVDLHVLVNNAGITRDGLIMRMKDEDFADVIRVNLVGAFTCLREAAKIMIKRRAGRIINITSVVGQSGNASQANYASAKAGLIGLTKAAALELAARNITVNAVAPGFVETDMTAVLPDAVKTSFAERIPLKRACAPGEIAAAVSYLASDDAGYVTGQVLGINGGMYM
- the rpmF gene encoding 50S ribosomal protein L32, coding for MAVPNRKISKSRKGMRRAHDHVPVPSVVLCSCGEPTLPHRICPSCGTYRGRQMLRKDDAE
- a CDS encoding beta-ketoacyl-ACP synthase III, encoding MTHTARIRGMGYYAPEKVLTNADLEKIVETSDEWITTRTGIKERHIAAPGETVSDMGAKAAQAALADAGMDANELTHIFLYTVTPDFYTPSAACLMQEKLGIRGKVAQDVNAACCGYIYGLEMARAVIALRPESKVLVAAAEVLTSRTNWADRRTCVLFGDAAAACVVTADAPPLGKAAVIDALLSSDGSLGHLLTIKGGGSGHPYKLGDAIDEDFFLQMNGPEVFKHAVRSMANVGRDLMAAHGLTRDDIDLFIPHQANLRIMEAVAKKLQFGPEQVMSTVARFGNTSASTIGIALVEARQAGRIPVGGKVLLGAFGGGFTWGAALLQF
- a CDS encoding SDR family oxidoreductase, with product MIAITGATGQLGRLVISILLESVPANELVAVVRTPDKAVDLAALGVQVRRGDYTLPDTLADALAGVDKLLLISSSEIGQRVAQHANAIAAAKSAGVQLLAYTSILHADSTPLGLGDEHRQTEALLAQSGLPFVLLRNGWYTENYAASIPAALQYGVLLGCASEGRIASAARADYGAAAAAVLLSQGQAGKIYELAGDASYTLSDFAAEIAKQSGKPVAYQDMPPADFAAALKHAGLPEGLADLLADSDAGASRGGLFDDSRTLSTLIGRPTTPMAEVIRKALAV
- a CDS encoding hemolysin family protein; translation: MSSVAFELAAVLALILANGFFAMAEMALVASRKARLDALAEAGSRRAKACLLLLAQPEAFLSTVQIGITLAGVLGSAYGGATLAPALATALAAIPMLAPYAETLSLACVVVPIAFLTLILGELVPKRLALTRPETLALAAAPVMNGLLVLCRPAVWLLGVATRGVLRLLGLGGEAGPSVTEEDIRGLLLEGRRHGVIEDAEHDIMERLLRLADRPLGVIMTHRSRADWLDVAQDEEALLDKLLTSPHTRFPVCRGDFSDVLGVVRAKDVLAGRIRDGRLDVAGHTAPAHFLPETMRGLDLLAAFRDTPGLKLALVVDEYGDVVGVVAAADVFADMVGELAGVGGPAEAAIARRADGSLLVDAATPMDEVAAALGLPRPWPEEFSSGTLAGFVLEHLGHIPAMGESFSAHEAVFEVVDMDGRRIDRVLVVPPSEEEEGA
- a CDS encoding YceD family protein gives rise to the protein MSELWLDITDVPASGREFSFSDQSLWTGPIAEFALPYRLDLPGTGLAATFTVTPQGRGVLVAGTLSGKTVTPCDRCAEDVTLDVATRFDLFEDAPLEGEKSLEPGLLRRRGKVLELDAGSLLWEQFLLSLPVKPLCDENCQGLCPSCGKRLADGPCGCQAETGDPRLAVLRNLKVPRGSN